A stretch of the Vigna radiata var. radiata cultivar VC1973A chromosome 7, Vradiata_ver6, whole genome shotgun sequence genome encodes the following:
- the LOC106769489 gene encoding WRKY transcription factor WRKY51, translated as MAVDLAAVAKIRMEEQIAIEEAASAGLKSMEHLIRVLSSQIPSSSASASASSSSSTHHRRLNLNHLDCTEITDFTVSKFKQVINLLNRTGHARFRRAPSHPSPSPSLPSPPQPHAQKLTLHFANPKVKSNPNPNPNPSSTDFSVSQYSKSKDTTFSISPPISTTTSSFMSSVTADGSVSDGKIGPAILASGKPPLSSSHRKRCHDATLSAGKASSSAHCHCSKRRKSRMKRMIRVPAISSKIADIPADEYSWRKYGQKPIKGSPYPRGYYKCSSVRGCPARKHVERAQDDPNMLIVTYEGEHRHPQTRLPEAGVASPVAFGAQPV; from the exons ATGGCAGTAGATCTGGCAGCTGTTGCCAAGATTAGGATGGAAGAACAGATAGCCATTGAAGAAGCAGCTTCTGCTGGATTGAAAAGTATGGAGCATCTCATTCGTGTTCTTTCCTCCCAAATCCCTTCCTCTTCTGCTTCTGCCTCtgcctcttcctcttcttccacACACCACCGTCGTCTTAATCTCAACCACCTTGACTGCACTGAAATCACCGACTTCACTGTCTCCAAGTTCAAACAAGTCATCAACTTGTTGAATCGCACTGGTCACGCTCGCTTTCGCCGCGCACCTTCTCATCCCTCTCCCTCCCcctctcttccttctccaccGCAGCCACACGCTCAAAAACTCACTCTTCATTTTGCAAACCCCAAGGTCAAGTCAAATCCCAATCCCAACCCCAACCCTTCTTCCACGGATTTCTCGGTTTCTCAATATTCCAAGTCCAAAGACACCACCTTTAGCATATCCCCTCCCatctccaccaccacctcctccttCATGTCCTCTGTCACGGCCGACGGCAGCGTCTCCGACGGCAAGATCGGCCCCGCCATCCTCGCCTCCGGGAAGCCTCCTCTCTCCTCATCCCACCGAAAAAGGTGTCACGACGCCACCCTCTCCGCCGGGAAAGCCTCATCCTCCGCCCACTGTCATTGCTCCAAGAGGAG GAAATCTCGTATGAAACGAATGATTCGAGTGCCGGCGATAAGTTCGAAGATCGCCGATATCCCTGCGGACGAGTACTCGTGGAGAAAGTATGGTCAAAAACCCATCAAGGGGTCACCCTACCCACG AGGGTACTACAAGTGCAGTAGCGTGCGAGGGTGTCCGGCCAGAAAGCACGTGGAGCGAGCCCAGGATGACCCTAACATGCTCATCGTTACCTACGAGGGAGAGCACCGTCATCCACAGACGCGTCTGCCGGAAGCCGGCGTGGCCAGCCCCGTGGCTTTCGGTGCTCAGCCTGTTTAA